From the Vulpes lagopus strain Blue_001 chromosome 15, ASM1834538v1, whole genome shotgun sequence genome, one window contains:
- the LOC121476481 gene encoding LOW QUALITY PROTEIN: olfactory receptor 52N1-like (The sequence of the model RefSeq protein was modified relative to this genomic sequence to represent the inferred CDS: inserted 2 bases in 1 codon) has protein sequence MSFLNVTNLTPASFILNGIPGLEEVHLWISLPLCTMYSIAITGNFGLMYLIYSEETLHRPMYIFLALLSFTDVLMCTSTLPNTLCILWFNLKEIDFKACLAQMFFVHTFTGMESGVLMLMALDRYVAICYPLRYATILTNSVIAKAGLLTFLRGVMLVIPFTYLTKRLPYCRGNVIPHTYCDHMSVAKVSCGNVRINAXLMVALLIGGFDILCITISYTMILRAVVSLSSADAQQKAFSTCTAHICAIVITYVPAFFTFFTHRFGGHTIPPHIHIIMANLYLLMPPTMNPIVYGVKTKQIRESVIRFLLKGKDNSHSI, from the exons ATGTCATTCCTAAATGTTACCAACCTAACTCCAGCTTCATTCATCTTAAATGGCATCCCTGGGCTGGAAGAAGTACATTTGTGGATCTCCTTGCCCTTGTGCACCATGTACAGCATTGCCATCACAGGGAACTTTGGCCTTATGTACCTCATTTACTCTGAAGAGACCTTGCACAGACCTATGTACATCTTCCTAGCTCTTCTTTCCTTCACAGATGTGCTCATGTGCACCAGCACTCTGCCCAACACACTCTGCATATTGTGGTTCAACCTCAAGGAGATTGATTTTAAGGCCTGCTTGGCCCAAATGTTCTTTGTGCACACTTTTACAGGGATGGAATCTGGGGTGCTCATGCTCATGGCTCTggaccgctatgtggccatctgctaCCCCCTGCGCTATGCTACTATCCTCACTAATTCAGTCATTGCCAAGGCTGGACTCCTCACTTTTCTTAGAGGTGTAATGCTTGTTATCCCTTTCACTTACCTTACCAAGCGCCTGCCATACTGCAGGGGCAATGTCATACCGCACACCTACTGTGACCACATGTCTGTGGCCAAGGTATCCTGTGGCAATGTTAGGATCAATGC ATTAATGGTTGCCCTTCTGATTGGGGGCTTTGATATCTTGTGCATCACAATCTCCTACACAATGATCCTTCGAGCAGTTGTGAGTCTCTCATCAGCAGATGCTCAGCAGAAGGCCTTCAGCACATGTACTGCCCACATCTGTGCCATTGTCATCACCTATGTTCCAGCCTTCTTCACCTTCTTTACCCACCGGTTTGGGGGACACACCATTCCTCCACACATACACATTATTATGGCTAATCTCTATCTGCTCATGCCTCCCACAATGAACCCTATTGTGTATGGGGTGAAAACCAAGCAGATACGAGAAAGTGTCATTAGATTCTTGCTTAAGGGAAAGGACAATTCTCATAGCATTTAA